One window of Perca flavescens isolate YP-PL-M2 chromosome 6, PFLA_1.0, whole genome shotgun sequence genomic DNA carries:
- the LOC114556579 gene encoding trypsin-3, with protein MKAFILLALFAVAYAAPIEDDKIVGGYECRKNSVAYQVSLNAGYHFCGGSLISSTWVVSAAHCYKSRIQVRLGEHNIAVSEGTEQFIDSVKVIRHPSYNSNNLDNDIMLIKLSKPASLHSYVSTVSLPSSCASSGTRCLISGWGNTSTSGSSYPDRLRCLDAPILSDSSCRSAYPGQITSNMFCAGFLEGGKDSCQGDSGGPVVCNGQLQGVVSWGYGCAQRNKPGVYTKVCNYNTWIRNTMSSN; from the exons ATGAAGGCTTTCATTCTTCTGGCTCTGTTCGCAGTGGCAT ATGCCGCTCCCATTGAGGATGACAAGATTGTTGGAGGCTACGAGTGCAGAAAGAACTCTGTGGCCTACCAGGTCTCTCTGAACGCTGGCTACCACTTCTGTGGAGGCTCCCTGATCTCCAGCACCTGGGTGGTGTCTGCTGCTCACTGCTACAAGTC CCGCATCCAGGTGCGTCTTGGTGAGCACAACATTGCTGTCAGTGAGGGCACAGAGCAGTTCATCGACTCTGTCAAAGTCATCCGTCACCCCAGCTACAACAGCAACAACCTGGACAATGACATCATGCTGATCAAGCTGAGCAAGCCCGCCTCCCTGCACAGCTACGTCAGCACCGTGTCCCTGCCCTCCAGCTGTGCCAGCTCTGGCACCAGATGTCTGATCTCTGGATGGGGCAACACCAGCACCTCTGGGA GCAGCTACCCTGATCGTCTGAGGTGCCTGGATGCCCCCATCCTGAGCGACAGCAGCTGCAGGTCCGCCTACCCTGGACAGATCACCTCCAACATGTTCTGTGCTGGATTCCTCGAGGGAGGCAAGGACTCCTGCCAG GGAGACTCTGGTGGCCCCGTGGTGTGCAACGGTCAGCTGCAGGGTGTGGTGTCCTGGGGTTATGGCTGCGCCCAGAGGAACAAGCCCGGAGTCTACACCAAGGTCTGCAACTACAACACCTGGATTCGCAACACCATGTCCTCCAACTAA
- the zgc:66448 gene encoding zinc finger protein 665 → MAAVDPSESPTRQKSPAEEVETSGEKTEAVESRCCLNQKDETTRNKTEESPEDEQRASVCNDGGGIASHSEVSLESGAGAEKTTSNSPEDLTSAEKMAEARGGDQRAFDWSEAEDDNEEAKTHKEENDTCELSDVTESAGGVQQDTHVDDNITADTEEIHEEETSHPDEKSTEKGLAEEPVGEVCGIEEVIEDDEEADREEDTNLTAKPKKCRLVCKECGIKFTRRETFNLHRHFHAHEDELTPLTCKECGLTFQHRSSLIKHRNEHKEKEEQLVTPKKEMQTKEEGRFKCAECERIFSAVDELRDHNCCNTVEKPYHCPLCRQEFQFKVSVTKHMMIHSHESIFKCQECSQTFTNSMALRYHQRCHTALKPYECPECGLVFKHYSVMEDHRRKHAGNTRSHLCNICGKTFKYSSLLHQHQYLHTGQKPFRCPECGKKFAFAQNMKAHCRQHRLRKTNSSAEQPSKQAPASVQEAVTGPGKENTHHMEESKRTFDCPLCPQTCLAPANLRAHMLVHEAEYETLERTPRPPKENNKHWEKGHTCPHCACVYRDESSLNLHVISVHKSVAQYLKKVATPPTNQFTPLSSDNVQGKLRSDGISIKSYKCSECGKTFRHRSVLELHMRIHSKDKPYQCKVCGKGFRFGSYLQQHLIIHTGKKPYKCPDCGKDFAFLQNMKTHQRLHQEKPFRCTSCRKGYSDETQLQHHMLSHNGDKRHKCDQCDKSFGLAYLLRDHMNTHTGERPHRCDECHKTFSWFSSLLVHQKIHARKRQGFSQYNSFPMGARMRGRGIRGRRGGRLMWGFSKPFGGSGMVSAQPSPYPVSVLRDADAHRRAAQPHSSVLAPRMDLQGRLQKEPWLSELHPQPVQWKVDGGEVMPVPLSQQQHAAPQQTQFESPPQPGPQQHHQRSPGWADSPLIAQSVPTSAPSSESSHMKESAATIVSSLTAAMPIKSSPSIMGQLCGVSDLLYKQIHRSLQISSAKSFSCHDGQVA, encoded by the exons ATGGCCGCCGTAGACCCATCGGAGTCTCCAACACGACAGAAATCCCCTGCGGAGGAGGTGGAAACATCTGGGGAGAAGACAGAGGCGGTGGAGTCCAGATGCTGCTTAAATCAGAAAGATGAAACAACACGTAATAAAACCGAGGAGAGCCCCGAAGATGAGCAGAGAGCCAGTGTTTGTAACGATGGCGGGGGTATTGCCAGCCATTCTGAGGTTAGTCTCGAGTCCGGTGCTGGAGCCGAAAAAACGACAAGCAATTCACCGGAGGACCTAACATCGGCTGAAAAAATGGCCGAGGCTCGTGGCGGCGACCAGCGGGCTTTCGACTGGTCCGAAGCTGAAGACGACAACGAAGAGGCGAAAACACACAAGGAGGAAAATGATACGTGTG AACTCAGTGATGTTACAGAGAGTGCTGGAGGGGTGCAGCAGGATACACATGTTGATGATAACATTACAGCTGATACAGAGGAGATTCATGAGGAGGAAACGTCACATCCTGATGAGAAGAGCACAGAGAAGGGACTGGCTGAGGAGCCGGTGGGAGAAGTCTGTGGGATAGAGGAGGTGattgaagatgatgaagaggcaGACCGAGAAGAGGACACTAATTTGACAGCCAAGCCAAAAAAGTGCCGTTTGGTGTGCAAGGAGTGCGGGATAAAGTTCACCCGCCGCGAGACATTCAACCTTCACCGTCACTTTCACGCACATGAGGATGAGCTCACGCCTCTCACCTGTAAAGAATGCGGCCTTACCTTTCAGCACCGCAGCAGCCTCATTAAACACAGAAATGAACATAAAGAGAAGGAGGAACAACTTGTTACTCCAAAAAAGGAGATGCAAACAAAGGAGGAGGGTCGTTTTAAATGTGCAGAATGTGAGAGAATATTCTCTGCTGTGGATGAGCTGAGGGACCACAACTGCTGCAACACAGTAGAAAAGCCTTACCACTGCCCCCTGTGCCGCCAAGAGTTCCAGTTTAAGGTGTCCGTCACTAAGCACATGATGATCCACTCCCATGAGAGCATCTTTAAATGCCAAGAGTGCAGTCAAACTTTCACAAACAGCATGGCCCTGCGCTACCACCAGCGATGTCACACCGCCCTGAAACCCTATGAATGCCCCGAGTGCGGCTTGGTTTTCAAACACTACTCCGTCATGGAAGACCACCGTCGCAAGCACGCTGGCAACACACGCTCTCACCTGTGCAACATCTGCGGTAAGACCTTCAAGTACAGCAGCCTCCTCCATCAGCATCAGTATCTGCACACAGGCCAGAAGCCCTTCCGCTGCCCTGAATGTGGTAAAAAATTTGCCTTTGCCCAGAACATGAAGGCACACTGCCGCCAGCATAGACTGCGCAAAACCAACTCCTCCGCTGAGCAGCCCAGCAAGCAGGCCCCTGCGTCCGTACAGGAGGCAGTTACAGGGCCGGGAAAAGAGAACACACACCATATGGAGGAGTCGAAACGCACATTCGACTGCCCCCTTTGTCCCCAGACCTGCTTGGCACCAGCTAACCTGAGAGCCCACATGCTTGTTCACGAGGCGGAGTATGAGACGCTGGAGAGAACACCCAGACCCCCAAAGGAGAATAACAAGCACTGGGAAAAAGGACACACCTGTCCGCACTGCGCATGTGTTTATCGGGATGAATCCAGTTTAAATTTACATGTGATAAGTGTCCACAAGTCTGTAgcacaatatttaaaaaaggtggCAACGCCACCTACAAATCAATTTACTCCATTAAGCAGTGATAATGTACAGGGGAAATTGAGAAGCGATGGCATAAGTATTAAGTCGTACAAGTGTTCTGAATGCGGAAAGACCTTCCGCCACCGGTCAGTGTTAGAGCTGCATATGCGCATACATTCTAAGGACAAGCCTTACCAGTGCAAAGTGTGTGGCAAGGGCTTTAGATTCGGTAGCTACTTACAGCAACATCTCATCATCCATACAGGCAAGAAGCCATACAAATGCCCTGACTGTGGGAAGGACTTTGCCTTCCTGCAGAACATGAAAACGCATCAAAGGCTGCATCAGGAAAAACCGTTCCGCTGCACCAGCTGCCGCAAAGGCTACAGCGACGAGACCCAACTGCAGCACCATATGTTATCACACAATGGCGACAAACGTCATAAGTGTGACCAGTGCGATAAGAGCTTTGGATTGGCCTATCTGCTCCGTGATCACATGAACACGCACACAGGAGAGAGGCCGCATCGCTGTGATGAGTGTCACAAAACCTTTTCTTGGTTTAGCAGCCTGTTAGTGCACCAGAAGATCCATGCTCGCAAACGCCAGGGTTTCAGCCAGTACAATTCTTTCCCAATGGGTGCTAGGATGAGAGGCAGGGGCAtcagggggaggagaggggggaggcTCATGTGGGGCTTTTCTAAGCCATTCGGAGGCTCTGGGATGGTTAGCGCTCAGCCGTCTCCGTATCCAGTTTCTGTACTGCGAGATGCCGATGCGCACAGAAGGGCGGCCCAGCCACATTCGTCCGTGCTTGCACCTCGCATGGATTTACAAGGTAGACTGCAGAAGGAGCCGTGGCTGTCTGAGCTACACCCCCAACCGGTGCAGTGGAAGGTGGACGGTGGAGAGGTAATGCCAGTCCCATTGTCACAGCAGCAACATGCTGCTCCACAGCAGACGCAGTTTGAGAGCCCACCACAGCCTGGCCCACAGCAGCACCATCAGAGAAGTCCAGGCTGGGCAGATAGCCCTTTAATAGCTCAGTCAGTCCCCACTTCCGCTCCGAGTTCAGAGTCCTCACACATGAAAGAGAGCGCAGCTACTATTGTCAGCTCCCTCACGGCAGCTATGCCAATAAAATCCAGTCCGTCAATA ATGGGGCAGCTCTGTGGAGTGTCAGACCTGCTTTACAAGCAAATTCACAGATCTCTCCAAATAAGCTCGGCCAAGAGCTTCAGCTGCCACGATGGGCAGGTGGCCTAG
- the LOC114556580 gene encoding trypsin-3, which translates to MKAFILLALFAVAYAAPIEDDKIVGGYECRKNSVAYQVSLNAGYHFCGGSLISSTWVVSAAHCYKSRIQVRLGEHNIAVSEGTEQFIDSVKVIRHPSYNSNNLDNDIMLIKLSKPASLHSYVSTVSLPSSCASSGTRCLISGWGNTSTSGSSYPDRLRCLDAPILSDSSCRSAYPGQITSNMFCAGFLEGGKDSCQGDSGGPVVCNGQLQGVVSWGYGCAQRNKPGVYTKVCNYNTWIRNTMSSN; encoded by the exons ATGAAGGCTTTCATTCTTCTGGCTCTGTTCGCAGTGGCAT ATGCCGCTCCCATTGAGGATGACAAGATTGTTGGAGGCTACGAGTGCAGAAAGAACTCTGTGGCCTACCAGGTCTCTCTGAACGCTGGCTACCACTTCTGTGGAGGCTCCCTGATCTCCAGCACCTGGGTGGTGTCTGCTGCTCACTGCTACAAGTC CCGCATCCAGGTGCGTCTTGGTGAGCACAACATTGCTGTCAGTGAGGGCACAGAGCAGTTCATCGACTCTGTCAAAGTCATCCGTCACCCCAGCTACAACAGCAACAACCTGGACAATGACATCATGCTGATCAAGCTGAGCAAGCCCGCCTCCCTGCACAGCTACGTCAGCACCGTGTCCCTGCCCTCCAGCTGTGCCAGCTCTGGCACCAGATGTCTGATCTCTGGATGGGGCAACACCAGCACCTCTGGAA GCAGCTACCCTGATCGTCTGAGGTGCCTGGATGCCCCCATCCTGAGCGACAGCAGCTGCAGGTCCGCCTACCCTGGACAGATCACCTCCAACATGTTCTGTGCTGGATTCCTCGAGGGAGGCAAGGACTCCTGCCAG GGAGACTCTGGTGGCCCCGTGGTGTGCAACGGTCAGCTGCAGGGTGTGGTGTCCTGGGGTTATGGCTGCGCCCAGAGGAACAAGCCCGGAGTCTACACCAAGGTCTGCAACTACAACACCTGGATTCGCAACACCATGTCCTCCAACTAA
- the si:ch211-261d7.3 gene encoding myb-related transcription factor, partner of profilin: MTEYYEEGGLLYEQSPPMHIKVESPEGPFGGGASENGFPREDDDSEGSCDQSSGLPGGLPFNVVVVHPNIMAPGMSSDDLLSIEQNRAMSAALAAGGAGKRKSRFSGAELEVLVSEVTRCEGELFGPAGRLRRRERERIWAGILERVNAVSRVPRTLREVKKRWDDLKRRNGGRLADARHRSCYLPSSRGASMLGRPSQTSPRLQQARQKQSTRPKPSFPCFPDSDTGVGVEGSERDGLEKDEDNPERDREMGESEGEPVENSMEDKLGLGLGLGIGPPPPSERWLPPSPLYSAPFLNGSPQPSSPQPSLGAQQGPLEAPPRSSWLEDELRGLGEAAIQLGNRVEKSLREFGEGFRQDMRTLVASQEALAVSLQQNNVLLQRLLGVLEAQQQPPPQQHRVQQAHQSQTSLQHLQPQPAQQQQQLQHTETLQQQQQQQRIEEPLQTQLQNQQPLVVQQQSQQHQTQIRPQPQVPQHSNNPTAVAVVPVPSSPDIHGTLPSPPTNTNGCVQRPRRGRAVEHRRRRRR, translated from the exons ATGACTGAGTACTACGAGGAGGGGGGGCTGCTGTACGAGCAATCACCTCCCATGCACATCAAAGTGGAGTCTCCGGAGGGACCCTTTGGAGGGGGAGCCTCAGAAAACGGCTTCCCCAGGGAGGATGATGACTCGGAGGGCAGCTGTGACCAGAGCAGCGGATTACCTGGGGGACTCCCCTTCAACGTGGTAGTGGTGCATCCCAACATCATGGCACCTGGCATGTCCTCCGATGACCTCTTGTCCATTGAACAAA ACAGAGCTATGTCAGCTGCACTGGCGGCTGGCGGTGCAGGAAAACGAAAAAGCCGTTTCAGTGGAGCAGAGCTGGAGGTGTTGGTGTCAGAAGTCACTCGGTGTGAAGGAGAGCTCTTTGGTCCTGCGGGGAGGCTCCGGCGGCGGGAGAGGGAGCGCATCTGGGCGGGAATCCTCGAGAGAGTCAACGCTGTGTCCAGAGTCCCACGCACCCTTCGAGAGGTGAAGAAGCGCTGGGATGACCTGAAGAGACGCAACGGAGGAAGGCTAGCGGATGCTCGCCACCGCAGCTGTTACCTGCCATCCAGCAGGGGAGCCTCTATGCTTGGCCGTCCGTCCCAGACGAGCCCCAGGCTTCAACAAGCCAGGCAAAAGCAAAGCACCAGACCAAAGCCCAGTTTCCCATGCTTTCCTGACTCTGatacag gtgtAGGAGTGGAAGGGTCAGAGAGAGATGGTTTGGAGAAAGATGAGGACAATCCTGAGCGTGACAGAGAGATGGGAGAATCTGAGGGTGAACCAGTAGAGAACAGCATGGAAGACAAATTGGGATTAGGACTGGGTCTGGGCATAGGACCACCCCCTCCATCAGAACGATGGCTGCCTCCTTCCCCCCTCTACAGTGCTCCTTTTCTCAATGGCAGCCCTCAGCCCAGCAGTCCTCAGCCTTCACTTGGAGCACAGCAGGGTCCTCTTGAAGCGCCGCCGCGCAGCTCCTGGCTTGAAGATGAGCTACGAGGGTTAGGGGAAGCGGCAATTCAACTGGGAAATAGGGTCGAAAAAAGTCTGCGGGAGTTTGGGGAAGGTTTCAGACAGGACATGAGAACACTTGTCGCTTCGCAAGAGGCATTAGCAGTCAGTTTACAACAAAACAATGTCCTCTTGCAAAGGCTGTTAGGAGTGCTTGAGGCCCAGCAGCAACCACCGCCACAGCAACATCGTGTACAACAAGcacaccaatcacaaacatctctACAGCACTTACAGCCACAGCcagctcagcagcagcagcagctacaacacacagaaacactgcagcagcagcaacaacaacagcggATTGAAGAACCACTGCAAACACAGCTACAAAATCAGCAGCCACTTGTAGTACAACAACAGTCACAACAGCACCAAACACAAATACGGCCGCAGCCACAAGTCCCCCAGCATTCAAATAATCCGACAGCTGTGGCGGTGGTTCCTGTACCATCGTCCCCTGACATACATGGCACTTTGCCCTCCCCACCCACAAACACAAATGGATGTGTGCAGAGGCCTCGGCGAGGAAGAGCAGTCGAACACAGGCGCAGAAGACGGCGCTGA
- the LOC114556581 gene encoding trypsin-3, with protein sequence MKAFILLALFAVAYAAPIEDDKIVGGYECRKNSVAYQVSLNAGYHFCGGSLISSTWVVSAAHCYKSRIQVRLGEHNIAVSEGTEQFIDSVKVIRHPSYNSNNLDNDIMLIKLSKPASLQSYVSTVSLPSSCASSGTRCLISGWGNTSTSGSSYPDRLRCLDAPILSDSSCRSAYPGQITSNMFCAGFLEGGKDSCQGDSGGPVVCNGQLQGVVSWGYGCAQRNKPGVYTKVCNYNTWIRNTMSSN encoded by the exons ATGAAGGCTTTCATTCTTCTGGCTCTGTTCGCAGTGGCAT ATGCCGCTCCCATTGAGGATGACAAGATTGTTGGAGGCTACGAGTGCAGAAAGAACTCTGTGGCCTACCAGGTCTCTCTGAACGCTGGCTACCACTTCTGTGGAGGCTCCCTGATCTCCAGCACCTGGGTGGTGTCTGCTGCTCACTGCTACAAGTC CCGCATCCAGGTGCGTCTTGGTGAGCACAACATTGCTGTCAGTGAGGGCACAGAGCAGTTCATCGACTCTGTCAAAGTCATCCGTCACCCCAGCTACAACAGCAACAACCTGGACAATGACATCATGCTGATCAAGCTGAGCAAGCCCGCCTCCCTGCAAAGCTACGTCAGCACCGTGTCCCTGCCCTCCAGCTGTGCCAGCTCTGGCACCAGATGTCTGATCTCTGGATGGGGCAACACCAGCACCTCTGGAA GCAGCTACCCTGATCGTCTGAGGTGCCTGGATGCCCCCATCCTGAGCGACAGCAGCTGCAGGTCCGCCTACCCTGGACAGATCACCTCCAACATGTTCTGTGCTGGATTCCTCGAGGGAGGCAAGGACTCCTGCCAG GGAGACTCTGGTGGCCCCGTGGTGTGCAACGGTCAGCTGCAGGGTGTGGTGTCCTGGGGTTATGGCTGCGCCCAGAGGAACAAGCCCGGAGTCTACACCAAGGTCTGCAACTACAACACCTGGATTCGCAACACCATGTCCTCCAACTAA